One stretch of Hyphomicrobiales bacterium DNA includes these proteins:
- the purS gene encoding phosphoribosylformylglycinamidine synthase subunit PurS — protein sequence MKARVHVMLKNGVLDPQGEAVRHALGAMGFDGVNGVRQGKVVELDLADGSTEADVAQMCEKLLANTVIESYKVELL from the coding sequence ATGAAAGCTCGTGTACATGTGATGTTGAAAAATGGCGTGTTGGATCCACAAGGTGAGGCCGTGCGCCACGCTTTGGGTGCGATGGGTTTTGATGGCGTCAATGGCGTGCGTCAGGGAAAAGTTGTAGAACTCGACCTTGCCGACGGTTCAACCGAAGCTGATGTCGCACAAATGTGCGAGAAACTGCTCGCGAACACTGTGATTGAATCCTACAAGGTGGAGTTGCTCTGA
- the purQ gene encoding phosphoribosylformylglycinamidine synthase subunit PurQ, which yields MHAAVVVFPGSNCDRDLAVAFEAAGAKVSMVWHKDTKLPEGVDIVGVPGGFSFGDYLRCGAIAANSPICNEIKAHTDRGGYAVGICNGFQVLTETGILPGALLRNAGLKYICKTVGLKVKTTANVFTESYNVDDVIDIPIAHHDGNYFADDETIARLQGEDRVAFTYTENPNGAKADIAGILSANGRVLGMMPHPERAADAGHGGTDGQALFRALSGVLTPA from the coding sequence ATGCATGCTGCGGTCGTTGTTTTTCCTGGATCGAACTGTGACCGTGACCTAGCGGTGGCCTTTGAGGCGGCGGGTGCCAAAGTTTCGATGGTTTGGCACAAAGACACCAAATTGCCTGAGGGTGTGGATATCGTTGGCGTGCCCGGCGGTTTCTCTTTTGGTGATTATCTGCGCTGTGGCGCAATTGCTGCAAATTCCCCGATCTGCAATGAAATCAAAGCACATACAGACCGTGGCGGTTACGCCGTGGGTATCTGCAACGGTTTTCAAGTTTTGACGGAAACCGGCATTTTACCGGGTGCTTTGCTGCGCAATGCAGGCCTGAAATACATCTGCAAGACCGTTGGTCTAAAGGTGAAAACGACAGCCAATGTGTTTACCGAAAGCTACAATGTTGATGATGTGATCGATATTCCAATTGCGCACCACGATGGCAACTATTTTGCCGACGATGAGACCATTGCGCGTTTGCAAGGCGAAGATCGTGTTGCTTTCACCTACACCGAGAACCCGAATGGAGCTAAAGCCGATATTGCAGGCATCTTGTCTGCCAATGGCCGTGTCTTGGGTATGATGCCACATCCTGAACGCGCAGCTGATGCGGGGCATGGTGGCACAGACGGGCAGGCGTTGTTTCGCGC
- the purC gene encoding phosphoribosylaminoimidazolesuccinocarboxamide synthase, with protein MARRNKIYEGKAKILYEGPEPDTIVQYFKDDATAFNAQKKDVIDGKGVLNNMLSEYFMTGLKQIGVPNHFIKRLNMREQLCKSCEIVPLEVIVRNYAAGTMSKRLGIEEGKQLPRPIVEYCLKDDSLGDPLVSEEHIAAFGWASQQDMDDILSLALRVNDFLSGVMFAVGIKLIDFKIEIGRVYDGDFQRLIVADEISPDSCRLWDIETGEKLDKDVFRRDLGNLSDAYTEVARRLGVLPKNATPITKPTLIN; from the coding sequence ATGGCCCGGCGCAACAAAATTTACGAAGGCAAAGCAAAGATCTTGTATGAAGGCCCAGAGCCCGACACGATCGTCCAGTACTTTAAGGATGATGCGACTGCTTTTAACGCACAGAAAAAAGATGTCATTGACGGTAAAGGCGTGTTGAACAACATGCTATCCGAATATTTCATGACCGGTTTGAAGCAGATTGGCGTGCCAAACCACTTTATCAAACGCCTCAACATGCGCGAGCAATTGTGCAAGTCCTGCGAAATTGTGCCGCTCGAAGTGATCGTGCGCAACTATGCAGCTGGTACGATGTCAAAACGTCTCGGCATTGAAGAGGGCAAGCAATTGCCACGTCCAATCGTGGAATACTGCCTGAAAGATGACAGCCTCGGCGATCCGTTGGTGTCTGAAGAGCACATCGCGGCTTTCGGTTGGGCAAGCCAGCAAGACATGGATGATATCCTAAGCCTTGCATTGCGGGTTAACGACTTTTTGTCAGGCGTTATGTTTGCTGTCGGAATCAAACTGATCGACTTTAAGATCGAAATCGGCCGTGTTTATGACGGTGATTTTCAGCGTTTGATCGTTGCAGACGAAATTAGCCCAGACAGCTGTCGTTTGTGGGATATCGAAACGGGTGAAAAGCTGGACAAAGATGTGTTCCGCCGCGACCTTGGTAACCTGTCAGATGCTTACACTGAAGTTGCGCGTCGTTTGGGTGTGTTGCCAAAGAACGCAACTCCAATTACGAAACCAACCCTTATCAACTGA